Proteins encoded together in one Amblyomma americanum isolate KBUSLIRL-KWMA chromosome 1, ASM5285725v1, whole genome shotgun sequence window:
- the LOC144113624 gene encoding uncharacterized protein LOC144113624 isoform X2, producing the protein MLEVYSTTMASSRPPLEGGCSRVCVILLYLSGMLLIIAGVVAGGFIVNYPDILFYLAVASGSAIVLGILFVSLSACVCIRRRPMPSKDAARKFAPPTSNGVKGVTTADFKEASVGSRDDLNGSAPSARPSDGLLNIALEKGEFFHNTSVDPSNPRRAQQKPVTSSPRTTKAKLVRDGAVFPEPPKVSEIPVGSRSQPDSLRRAKVKNGKLPKAPASVGDFASLGLQDDDDAVFSATEKSKPSVKGRGKVPLTAFKQTSKSVSDLDDESSFESSTRAPQQRTAVRPETPQMEPRLAVSCHNILSEEPVRVGIAHLRQREDPSVSRKPPVPRKVTGIALPGMVQRAPGAGAASLSQDDLSRVRLKPAEQKPRAPLRDQGPEDGKQRLQHKSVPDFFPQDGGVRLTLLDSSSSSYGKSSRTTAPAPETPLNTSLASYADAAGPEDLHRCNTVGLPPAPLPKPATSGQQFRVYAPKQDSLVPDKQPLMAEWAASISSKSDTFSSDEAECQRHLSSSQELLMGNVKCLETEI; encoded by the coding sequence GTACCACTATGGCTTCCTCGAGGCCGCCGTTGGAAGGAGGGTGCTCCCGAGTGTGCGTCATACTGCTGTACCTGTCGGGGATGCTCCTCATCATAGCTGGCGTCGTCGCGGGCGGCTTCATCGTCAACTACCCGGACATCCTCTTCTACCTGGCCGTTGCGTCCGGCTCTGCCATTGTGCTCGGCATTCTCTTTGTGTCGCTGTCGGCTTGTGTTTGCATCAGGCGCCGACCTATGCCGTCCAAGGATGCTGCACGGAAGTTCGCGCCGCCAACGTCGAATGGAGTCAAGGGCGTGACGACCGCAGACTTCAAGGAAGCGTCCGTGGGGTCGCGGGATGACTTGAACGGCTCGGCGCCTTCTGCGCGGCCCAGCGACGGGTTGTTGAACATTGCACTTGAAAAGGGAGAGTTTTTCCACAACACGTCTGTCGACCCGTCAAACCCCAGGAGGGCGCAGCAGAAACCCGTGACAAGCTCGCCAAGGACAACAAAGGCAAAGCTCGTTCGCGACGGCGCCGTTTTTCCGGAACCACCCAAGGTTTCGGAGATCCCTGTCGGCTCCCGTTCGCAACCAGACAGCCTTCGAAGAGCGAAGGTGAAGAACGGCAAGCTTCCCAAGGCCCCAGCCAGCGTCGGCGATTTCGCCTCGCTGGGCTTGCAAGACGACGACGACGCGGTCTTTTCAGCAACCGAAAAGAGCAAGCCATCGGTCAAGGGTCGGGGAAAGGTACCACTGACGGCGTTCAAGCAGACGTCTAAATCTGTTTCCGACTTGGACGACGAATCGTCATTCGAGTCCAGCACGCGGGCTCCCCAGCAGCGCACTGCCGTCAGGCCGGAGACTCCGCAGATGGAGCCCCGGCTCGCCGTCAGCTGCCACAACATCCTGAGCGAGGAGCCCGTGCGCGTGGGCATCGCGCACCTGCGGCAGCGCGAGGACCCCTCGGTCTCCAGGAAGCCTCCGGTGCCGCGTAAAGTGACCGGCATTGCGTTGCCGGGCATGGTGCAGCGGGCACCCGGCGCCGGCGCGGCGTCCCTGAGCCAGGACGACCTCAGTCGCGTCCGCCTCAAACCGGCCGAGCAGAAGCCCCGGGCACCGCTGCGCGACCAAGGGCCGGAAGACGGCAAGCAGCGGCTCCAGCACAAGTCGGTGCCAGACTTCTTTCCGCAGGACGGCGGCGTCAGGCTCACCCTTTTGGACAGCAGTTCGAGTTCCTACGGCAAGTCGAGCCGGACGACAGCGCCAGCGCCCGAGACGCCGCTCAACACGTCTTTGGCGTCGTACGCAGATGCGGCAGGGCCCGAAGACCTACACAGGTGTAACACCGTGGGCCTGCCGCCGGCGCCGCTCCCCAAGCCGGCGACTAGCGGCCAGCAGTTCCGCGTGTACGCGCCGAAGCAGGACTCCCTCGTGCCGGACAAACAGCCGCTGATGGCTGAATGGGCGGCCAGCATTTCTTCCAAGAGCGACACCTTTTCTAGTGATGAAGCAGAATGCCAGAGACACCTCAGCTCGTCCCAGGAGCTGCTCATGGGGAACGTCAAGTGCCTGGAAACTGAAATCTAG
- the LOC144113624 gene encoding uncharacterized protein LOC144113624 isoform X3: MEPGTTMASSRPPLEGGCSRVCVILLYLSGMLLIIAGVVAGGFIVNYPDILFYLAVASGSAIVLGILFVSLSACVCIRRRPMPSKDAARKFAPPTSNGVKGVTTADFKEASVGSRDDLNGSAPSARPSDGLLNIALEKGEFFHNTSVDPSNPRRAQQKPVTSSPRTTKAKLVRDGAVFPEPPKVSEIPVGSRSQPDSLRRAKVKNGKLPKAPASVGDFASLGLQDDDDAVFSATEKSKPSVKGRGKVPLTAFKQTSKSVSDLDDESSFESSTRAPQQRTAVRPETPQMEPRLAVSCHNILSEEPVRVGIAHLRQREDPSVSRKPPVPRKVTGIALPGMVQRAPGAGAASLSQDDLSRVRLKPAEQKPRAPLRDQGPEDGKQRLQHKSVPDFFPQDGGVRLTLLDSSSSSYGKSSRTTAPAPETPLNTSLASYADAAGPEDLHRCNTVGLPPAPLPKPATSGQQFRVYAPKQDSLVPDKQPLMAEWAASISSKSDTFSSDEAECQRHLSSSQELLMGNVKCLETEI; encoded by the coding sequence GTACCACTATGGCTTCCTCGAGGCCGCCGTTGGAAGGAGGGTGCTCCCGAGTGTGCGTCATACTGCTGTACCTGTCGGGGATGCTCCTCATCATAGCTGGCGTCGTCGCGGGCGGCTTCATCGTCAACTACCCGGACATCCTCTTCTACCTGGCCGTTGCGTCCGGCTCTGCCATTGTGCTCGGCATTCTCTTTGTGTCGCTGTCGGCTTGTGTTTGCATCAGGCGCCGACCTATGCCGTCCAAGGATGCTGCACGGAAGTTCGCGCCGCCAACGTCGAATGGAGTCAAGGGCGTGACGACCGCAGACTTCAAGGAAGCGTCCGTGGGGTCGCGGGATGACTTGAACGGCTCGGCGCCTTCTGCGCGGCCCAGCGACGGGTTGTTGAACATTGCACTTGAAAAGGGAGAGTTTTTCCACAACACGTCTGTCGACCCGTCAAACCCCAGGAGGGCGCAGCAGAAACCCGTGACAAGCTCGCCAAGGACAACAAAGGCAAAGCTCGTTCGCGACGGCGCCGTTTTTCCGGAACCACCCAAGGTTTCGGAGATCCCTGTCGGCTCCCGTTCGCAACCAGACAGCCTTCGAAGAGCGAAGGTGAAGAACGGCAAGCTTCCCAAGGCCCCAGCCAGCGTCGGCGATTTCGCCTCGCTGGGCTTGCAAGACGACGACGACGCGGTCTTTTCAGCAACCGAAAAGAGCAAGCCATCGGTCAAGGGTCGGGGAAAGGTACCACTGACGGCGTTCAAGCAGACGTCTAAATCTGTTTCCGACTTGGACGACGAATCGTCATTCGAGTCCAGCACGCGGGCTCCCCAGCAGCGCACTGCCGTCAGGCCGGAGACTCCGCAGATGGAGCCCCGGCTCGCCGTCAGCTGCCACAACATCCTGAGCGAGGAGCCCGTGCGCGTGGGCATCGCGCACCTGCGGCAGCGCGAGGACCCCTCGGTCTCCAGGAAGCCTCCGGTGCCGCGTAAAGTGACCGGCATTGCGTTGCCGGGCATGGTGCAGCGGGCACCCGGCGCCGGCGCGGCGTCCCTGAGCCAGGACGACCTCAGTCGCGTCCGCCTCAAACCGGCCGAGCAGAAGCCCCGGGCACCGCTGCGCGACCAAGGGCCGGAAGACGGCAAGCAGCGGCTCCAGCACAAGTCGGTGCCAGACTTCTTTCCGCAGGACGGCGGCGTCAGGCTCACCCTTTTGGACAGCAGTTCGAGTTCCTACGGCAAGTCGAGCCGGACGACAGCGCCAGCGCCCGAGACGCCGCTCAACACGTCTTTGGCGTCGTACGCAGATGCGGCAGGGCCCGAAGACCTACACAGGTGTAACACCGTGGGCCTGCCGCCGGCGCCGCTCCCCAAGCCGGCGACTAGCGGCCAGCAGTTCCGCGTGTACGCGCCGAAGCAGGACTCCCTCGTGCCGGACAAACAGCCGCTGATGGCTGAATGGGCGGCCAGCATTTCTTCCAAGAGCGACACCTTTTCTAGTGATGAAGCAGAATGCCAGAGACACCTCAGCTCGTCCCAGGAGCTGCTCATGGGGAACGTCAAGTGCCTGGAAACTGAAATCTAG
- the LOC144113624 gene encoding uncharacterized protein LOC144113624 isoform X4 — protein MASSRPPLEGGCSRVCVILLYLSGMLLIIAGVVAGGFIVNYPDILFYLAVASGSAIVLGILFVSLSACVCIRRRPMPSKDAARKFAPPTSNGVKGVTTADFKEASVGSRDDLNGSAPSARPSDGLLNIALEKGEFFHNTSVDPSNPRRAQQKPVTSSPRTTKAKLVRDGAVFPEPPKVSEIPVGSRSQPDSLRRAKVKNGKLPKAPASVGDFASLGLQDDDDAVFSATEKSKPSVKGRGKVPLTAFKQTSKSVSDLDDESSFESSTRAPQQRTAVRPETPQMEPRLAVSCHNILSEEPVRVGIAHLRQREDPSVSRKPPVPRKVTGIALPGMVQRAPGAGAASLSQDDLSRVRLKPAEQKPRAPLRDQGPEDGKQRLQHKSVPDFFPQDGGVRLTLLDSSSSSYGKSSRTTAPAPETPLNTSLASYADAAGPEDLHRCNTVGLPPAPLPKPATSGQQFRVYAPKQDSLVPDKQPLMAEWAASISSKSDTFSSDEAECQRHLSSSQELLMGNVKCLETEI, from the coding sequence ATGGCTTCCTCGAGGCCGCCGTTGGAAGGAGGGTGCTCCCGAGTGTGCGTCATACTGCTGTACCTGTCGGGGATGCTCCTCATCATAGCTGGCGTCGTCGCGGGCGGCTTCATCGTCAACTACCCGGACATCCTCTTCTACCTGGCCGTTGCGTCCGGCTCTGCCATTGTGCTCGGCATTCTCTTTGTGTCGCTGTCGGCTTGTGTTTGCATCAGGCGCCGACCTATGCCGTCCAAGGATGCTGCACGGAAGTTCGCGCCGCCAACGTCGAATGGAGTCAAGGGCGTGACGACCGCAGACTTCAAGGAAGCGTCCGTGGGGTCGCGGGATGACTTGAACGGCTCGGCGCCTTCTGCGCGGCCCAGCGACGGGTTGTTGAACATTGCACTTGAAAAGGGAGAGTTTTTCCACAACACGTCTGTCGACCCGTCAAACCCCAGGAGGGCGCAGCAGAAACCCGTGACAAGCTCGCCAAGGACAACAAAGGCAAAGCTCGTTCGCGACGGCGCCGTTTTTCCGGAACCACCCAAGGTTTCGGAGATCCCTGTCGGCTCCCGTTCGCAACCAGACAGCCTTCGAAGAGCGAAGGTGAAGAACGGCAAGCTTCCCAAGGCCCCAGCCAGCGTCGGCGATTTCGCCTCGCTGGGCTTGCAAGACGACGACGACGCGGTCTTTTCAGCAACCGAAAAGAGCAAGCCATCGGTCAAGGGTCGGGGAAAGGTACCACTGACGGCGTTCAAGCAGACGTCTAAATCTGTTTCCGACTTGGACGACGAATCGTCATTCGAGTCCAGCACGCGGGCTCCCCAGCAGCGCACTGCCGTCAGGCCGGAGACTCCGCAGATGGAGCCCCGGCTCGCCGTCAGCTGCCACAACATCCTGAGCGAGGAGCCCGTGCGCGTGGGCATCGCGCACCTGCGGCAGCGCGAGGACCCCTCGGTCTCCAGGAAGCCTCCGGTGCCGCGTAAAGTGACCGGCATTGCGTTGCCGGGCATGGTGCAGCGGGCACCCGGCGCCGGCGCGGCGTCCCTGAGCCAGGACGACCTCAGTCGCGTCCGCCTCAAACCGGCCGAGCAGAAGCCCCGGGCACCGCTGCGCGACCAAGGGCCGGAAGACGGCAAGCAGCGGCTCCAGCACAAGTCGGTGCCAGACTTCTTTCCGCAGGACGGCGGCGTCAGGCTCACCCTTTTGGACAGCAGTTCGAGTTCCTACGGCAAGTCGAGCCGGACGACAGCGCCAGCGCCCGAGACGCCGCTCAACACGTCTTTGGCGTCGTACGCAGATGCGGCAGGGCCCGAAGACCTACACAGGTGTAACACCGTGGGCCTGCCGCCGGCGCCGCTCCCCAAGCCGGCGACTAGCGGCCAGCAGTTCCGCGTGTACGCGCCGAAGCAGGACTCCCTCGTGCCGGACAAACAGCCGCTGATGGCTGAATGGGCGGCCAGCATTTCTTCCAAGAGCGACACCTTTTCTAGTGATGAAGCAGAATGCCAGAGACACCTCAGCTCGTCCCAGGAGCTGCTCATGGGGAACGTCAAGTGCCTGGAAACTGAAATCTAG
- the LOC144113624 gene encoding uncharacterized protein LOC144113624 isoform X1 → MLFNSATYRAQRRQPGTTMASSRPPLEGGCSRVCVILLYLSGMLLIIAGVVAGGFIVNYPDILFYLAVASGSAIVLGILFVSLSACVCIRRRPMPSKDAARKFAPPTSNGVKGVTTADFKEASVGSRDDLNGSAPSARPSDGLLNIALEKGEFFHNTSVDPSNPRRAQQKPVTSSPRTTKAKLVRDGAVFPEPPKVSEIPVGSRSQPDSLRRAKVKNGKLPKAPASVGDFASLGLQDDDDAVFSATEKSKPSVKGRGKVPLTAFKQTSKSVSDLDDESSFESSTRAPQQRTAVRPETPQMEPRLAVSCHNILSEEPVRVGIAHLRQREDPSVSRKPPVPRKVTGIALPGMVQRAPGAGAASLSQDDLSRVRLKPAEQKPRAPLRDQGPEDGKQRLQHKSVPDFFPQDGGVRLTLLDSSSSSYGKSSRTTAPAPETPLNTSLASYADAAGPEDLHRCNTVGLPPAPLPKPATSGQQFRVYAPKQDSLVPDKQPLMAEWAASISSKSDTFSSDEAECQRHLSSSQELLMGNVKCLETEI, encoded by the coding sequence GTACCACTATGGCTTCCTCGAGGCCGCCGTTGGAAGGAGGGTGCTCCCGAGTGTGCGTCATACTGCTGTACCTGTCGGGGATGCTCCTCATCATAGCTGGCGTCGTCGCGGGCGGCTTCATCGTCAACTACCCGGACATCCTCTTCTACCTGGCCGTTGCGTCCGGCTCTGCCATTGTGCTCGGCATTCTCTTTGTGTCGCTGTCGGCTTGTGTTTGCATCAGGCGCCGACCTATGCCGTCCAAGGATGCTGCACGGAAGTTCGCGCCGCCAACGTCGAATGGAGTCAAGGGCGTGACGACCGCAGACTTCAAGGAAGCGTCCGTGGGGTCGCGGGATGACTTGAACGGCTCGGCGCCTTCTGCGCGGCCCAGCGACGGGTTGTTGAACATTGCACTTGAAAAGGGAGAGTTTTTCCACAACACGTCTGTCGACCCGTCAAACCCCAGGAGGGCGCAGCAGAAACCCGTGACAAGCTCGCCAAGGACAACAAAGGCAAAGCTCGTTCGCGACGGCGCCGTTTTTCCGGAACCACCCAAGGTTTCGGAGATCCCTGTCGGCTCCCGTTCGCAACCAGACAGCCTTCGAAGAGCGAAGGTGAAGAACGGCAAGCTTCCCAAGGCCCCAGCCAGCGTCGGCGATTTCGCCTCGCTGGGCTTGCAAGACGACGACGACGCGGTCTTTTCAGCAACCGAAAAGAGCAAGCCATCGGTCAAGGGTCGGGGAAAGGTACCACTGACGGCGTTCAAGCAGACGTCTAAATCTGTTTCCGACTTGGACGACGAATCGTCATTCGAGTCCAGCACGCGGGCTCCCCAGCAGCGCACTGCCGTCAGGCCGGAGACTCCGCAGATGGAGCCCCGGCTCGCCGTCAGCTGCCACAACATCCTGAGCGAGGAGCCCGTGCGCGTGGGCATCGCGCACCTGCGGCAGCGCGAGGACCCCTCGGTCTCCAGGAAGCCTCCGGTGCCGCGTAAAGTGACCGGCATTGCGTTGCCGGGCATGGTGCAGCGGGCACCCGGCGCCGGCGCGGCGTCCCTGAGCCAGGACGACCTCAGTCGCGTCCGCCTCAAACCGGCCGAGCAGAAGCCCCGGGCACCGCTGCGCGACCAAGGGCCGGAAGACGGCAAGCAGCGGCTCCAGCACAAGTCGGTGCCAGACTTCTTTCCGCAGGACGGCGGCGTCAGGCTCACCCTTTTGGACAGCAGTTCGAGTTCCTACGGCAAGTCGAGCCGGACGACAGCGCCAGCGCCCGAGACGCCGCTCAACACGTCTTTGGCGTCGTACGCAGATGCGGCAGGGCCCGAAGACCTACACAGGTGTAACACCGTGGGCCTGCCGCCGGCGCCGCTCCCCAAGCCGGCGACTAGCGGCCAGCAGTTCCGCGTGTACGCGCCGAAGCAGGACTCCCTCGTGCCGGACAAACAGCCGCTGATGGCTGAATGGGCGGCCAGCATTTCTTCCAAGAGCGACACCTTTTCTAGTGATGAAGCAGAATGCCAGAGACACCTCAGCTCGTCCCAGGAGCTGCTCATGGGGAACGTCAAGTGCCTGGAAACTGAAATCTAG